Proteins encoded in a region of the Pangasianodon hypophthalmus isolate fPanHyp1 chromosome 21, fPanHyp1.pri, whole genome shotgun sequence genome:
- the zgc:110269 gene encoding probable flap endonuclease 1 homolog translates to MGITKLADLIRGDAPGSITYKEIGDYTGKIIALDTSIIVNQFRSAVPNLNLSLLGVFYRTLTFLEHDIKPVFVFDGDPPEQKRAVLEKRAQSAGWSSAQRSHTVSSKTREVLRLLQLLGVPCVQAPGDAEAFCAQLVRSGAVDAVASEDMDTLAFGGTVLLRQLNAKRVSEVTEYSLPKLLEILQLTQKEFVDLCILLGCDYCDKIAGLGPSRALKLIQQHRTIEDVMLNINRKTHPVPVGWQYQAARRLFLDSPGSEPPPLQWSEPNEKELVNFLCQEKHLREEKVRRRMETFRQNLAHRRKEREEKKKGGGRQTSLDEFFRVTRKRRSAEAGGSTGRKQPKTK, encoded by the exons atGGGAATCACGAAATTAGCAGATTTGATTCGTGGTGACGCTCCAGGTTCGATAACTTACAAAGAAATCGGAGATTACACTG GGAAAATAATTGCACTTGACACCTCCATTATTGTGAACCAGTTCCGTTCAGCAGTTCCTAATCTGAATTTAAG CTTGTTAGGCGTGTTCTACCGCACGCTGACGTTCCTGGAGCACGACATCAAGCCGGTGTTTGTGTTCGATGGAGATCCTCCTGAGCAGAAGAGAGCTGTG CTGGAGAAAAGAGCGCAAAGTGCAGGCTGGAGCAGCGCACAACGTTCTCACAccg TGTCCTCTAAAACCCGGGAAGTCCTCCGTCTCCTCCAGCTCCTGGGTGTTCCTTGTGTCCAG gCTCCCGGTGATGCCGAGGCGTTTTGCGCTCAGCTGGTCAGAAGTGGTGCGGTGGATGCCGTGGCCTCAGAGGACATGGACACGCTGGCGTTCGGAGGGACGGTTCTCCTTCGCCAGCTCAATGCGAAGAGAGTCAG CGAGGTGACGGAGTACTCTCTGCCGAAGTTACTGGAAATCCTGCAGCTGACACAGAAAgag tttGTGGATCTGTGTATTTTACTGGGATGTGATTATTGTGATAAGATCGCGGGTTTGGGGCCGAGTCGAGCGCTGAAGCTCATCCAGCAGCATCGCACGATAGAGGACGTGATGCTCAACATCAACagaaag acacACCCAGTCCCTGTAGGTTGGCAGTACCAGGCTGCGCGGCGTTTGTTCCTGGACTCGCCCGGCTCCGAGCCGCCGCCTCTGCAGTGGAGCGAGCCGAACGAGAAGGAGCTGGTGAACTTCCTGTGTCAGGAGAAACACCTCAG GGAGGAGAAGGTGCGAAGGAGGATGGAGACGTTCCGGCAGAATCTCGCCCAcaggaggaaggagagagaggagaaaaaaaagggaggagGCAGACAGACGAGTCTGGACGAATTCTTTCGTGTGACACGGAAAAGACGG tctgcaGAAGCAGGAGGATCCACAGGCAGAAAGCAACCGAAGACTAAATGA